The DNA region CAcccacatttttattctgtcttACTCAACTACTGCTGATCATGGTCACCACTGCTTTCATAGTTCAAATGCACACATTGTTGTGTCCAAGCCTTATCTGACATATAGTGCACCTGTGTTGACAAGGCAAAAGTCCAGTTTAGGGTTACACTCAGTTGAGATTTAACCTTTAAAAAGCACAACTTAGGGCATAGTAGTATTTATctcatttatcttatctttcaTATATTTACTAACCCCTACCAAAACCATCTTCTGATCTACCGTGTCTGTCTCAGCCCCAGATTCATTTGGTCCTACTGAagacataaatctttaaaaacaagtcagaaataaatagtctgtctttttttttaaaggctcagtGCTTTGATAAaaagctgggcactgtagtttttttggAAACATTGCTTTGATAGGGAATATTTTCAGCCGTGGAATAATACACATTGAGTCCCCTAATATTCatggcagcaggacagtgtgtgtgtggcatcaACTCAGAATAAACTGTGGTGTGGACAGTGTGTGTCTTATGGtgataaaggaacatgtcagccaGTGCAACACTCTGgctcatgtgtttttaataacttttgGAACACAATGGAGCCCTGTGGAACAAAGGAATTAGTGTTGGCTACATAGACACATACTTCTTAGTAGGTTCCATTAATTGttgattttggtgttttcattCCTAATGATATCTGTCACTCAACTTTGGCCACAGATTCCAATAGGACAAAAAAAGGTCTGTATCTAATTAACAGATTACAATGAAATTAACTGAGCACAATCATGCTCCCCACAGGATGAACCATTTAAATTACAGGCACTCTATGATAGATCTGGTTAAAAGAATGATTTTCTGATTAACAGTGATTTTCAGGTGAATGATTCAAAACTGATTCCTAAAATCTGTCCTTCTCTCAGTGAATATGTGGACATTTATACTAAATGTTATGTGTGGGTTGTGTTTACTTTACCAGTATTTAAATGGTGCAAGTTTATTTTCCCTAACTGTCTATTTTGGCCCAGAATTGTATAATAGGGAAATGTGTTAATAATATAGCTTAAAATGTGCTTACTTGTGTAATAAATAGAAATTCAAGTTCCCAGGATAAGTTCTGAGAAGTGCTGTTATGCAATGGGGTTTATCTGATGTAATGTAATCTTcataaatcaaatgtgttttttttccaattttaaattttttgcagCTTCGTTCACAAGATAATCTAATCGgcagattgccatgaaatttacTGAGCACGTTTATCCTTCCCAGAAGAAACACTTTTGATTTTAACAACTGCACAATGTTTCTCCCAGCACCACCCACAACACAAGATACTTGTAAGGCTTTTAGAAtaactgaaaaacatgtttgtttcagtttgaaaCATTCATATATCCTGTTATGATTTATACCTGCAAACATGCTGAACATGCTAAAATGTgctgtttagtttttgtcattgtttcctgtgacctccttcctctctttcatgCAGTGTTTTAGACTACATGTTGTCTTCCCCCTCCTTGCAGACTCCCCAATGCCTCTCCTAAAGAGTGGAGTGAGTGTCCTCATTACAGCACAGACAGGTCAAACGAGTGTTTCTTCAATGAAAACTATACAACCATCTGGACATATTACAGTGTCCAGCTCCGCTCAAGGGATCAAGCCGTCCTGTATGACGAGAACCTCTTCAACATCGAAGACATTGGTGAGTTTACCACATCAGAGGTTTTCCCATTTTCCACTCAAATATTTCGTGGCAAGCACAAAGCACTTTGGGGAATATTTGTCCTGAATTGCAGCTCTCAGGTTTAAAACAACTCAAATGTGCCTTATTGCCTAACATCAGTGTCCAATGCTCTTAcggctgaatgggagcaaatcctgGCAGCCAGGTTTCAAATGTTTGTGGGAAGCCTTAAATAGAGTGGAGGAACAGATTAATACCTGTGGTTTTAGAGTGACATGATCAATAATTATATATGGATGTAATGTTCAAGTTTCCACTTGCTTTTGTTTATGTAGTGTAAAAAGACTGTCAAGTGCCATGATTTTTATACAAGGAGGAGTTaggtctttttttcctttaaggTTACAATGATATCCATGGTTACTACtgtcagaaatacaaaaaagagcaacaataaaaaccaccctgttttttttccaaatcaaTGCTTTTAACTTAATATAGCATCAGCAGTATGTTGGTTTTGCATTAGCACTAATTTGATACAGATCTGATATGGCTGAAGCGGAGTGAAGAGTAAACACTGAGGTTGATATCAATTAGATACAACTCAACAGTCCTCCACCACCCTTATTTTATAGAAATAAtccatgaatgtgtgtgtgtaaactgtgATGTTCTTGTTCAATAGCTGATGATTGaacaacactaaaaaaaataaaataaatcttctgCAGTGCAACCAGATCCACCTTTCGGACTGAACTGGACTCTGCTGAATGTAAGCGTGACCAGCACGTTCTATGACATAATGCTGAGCTGGAAGCCACCTCAGTCTGCAGACGTGGAGATGGGATGGATGAGACTGCAGTACGAGGTCCAGTACCGCAGCATTGACTCTGACCGCTGGGAAGTGgtgggtgtttgtttgtttaagttctgactcttcttctttaAAGCCCTAAAACTCTACAATAGCATCactgatacattttattattgtttcttAGAGGAGAAGATTGTTCTTCAACTTCAGTAGTATCTTGTTTCAAGAGTTTTTTGTATTGGTTAACAACAGTAAGCCAAATCTCATGTTTTCTGCTATATAATGTAAATTCTTGAAATAAATATTCTATCATCAACTATGATACGATATCTCTGTTGCTCCAAGGTTATAGCACTGTTTTCTGAATTTGAATATTATTGTCTTCACCACAGGTCAACCTTGTGAAAAGCACACAACGCTCCCTGTATGGGCTTCGAACTAACGTTGATCATGAGGTTCGGGTCCGGTGCAAAATGCTAGGCGGGAAAGACTTTGGAGAATTCAGCGACTCTGTATTCATCCACATCTCCTCTAAAGGTAAATACTCACTGCCAGGCTGAGAGGGGAAAGTTGTTAGAAGTGCTCTTTTCAGGGTTTTACAATTTTTAGAAAAATATTCCCTAAATCAAATGTTGATGCAGTGTTTGATAGGACAGAAAACACTCTGTGCACCAGCAGCCAAATATCGTGCCAGCACTGTGACTTATTCTGTAAAGCCATAATGAAAACTTACATAAGACACCTATgtctgaaagagaaaaacaccacTTTAATAGACAGATAAAGCCAGCAATGCTTGTGTCATATTACATTATATGAAGTATATGTGAATTTGTGTGGATTTCTTTTCCCAGTGTCAAGATTCCCTGTGGCAGCTTTACTCATCTTTGGTGCCTTGTGTTTAGTGGCCATCCTGATGTTGGTTATCATATCGCAGCAGGAAAAGTAAGTATTCAACAGCCATGTCTGTGCCGTTATGAAAGGTGTTGAAAagctcagaaaatgatgaaatgcaCTGGGCTGCTCGGCCTTGAGAGAGAACCATGTCTCTGTTATCAATCGTGCCAAAGGTGTTAGAGAGCAACACATTCTCAATTCGTCAAGTTCGTCTCCAGGTTTCATTTCATTGATCTGTGttataaaatgtaacatttttctttattttctccattaagGTTGATGGTTATTCTTTTGCCTCCTGTTCCTGGACCTAAAATAAGAGGAATTGACCCTGAACTACTCAAGGTATCCATCTACCCTTTAAGCTTGAACTTGACTCATTTACTAGCACAATGGGTATTAAAGTTATACTTCACATGAAATGTACAAGAGTAATGATTTTCAGGTCTACATAAAACCTTTCCAGTGTAGCTTTTTGACTTGAATTCAATTTGAAGGTATTTTGAATAACCTCTAAAGTGAGGTCTGTGTATTATCTTGACTAAATTAGACACCGTTTCTGAGAACTTGCCAAGTTTATCAGCTGTGTTGATAATTTTGACATTAAATTCAGTTACACTCTAGTGTATTGAGACTGTGACTTCTGATATTTATGTCTTTGCCTATTTGTTCGTTTTTTGGCATGCTTTATTGTGTCTTCTGATGTATCGAATATGTATCTGTTTATGAGGTGGCTGTGTAGGGATCGGGAGGCTCTGGGAAGTTGGCCAGggcatgggtgtgtgtgtctctgtgggtAGTagggtgtatgtgtgcatttctcTTTATACCACTAATtaggaaaatatgttttctttgctttgggTGTGCTTACCAGGAAAACTGAAGTTTGTTACAGCTTGTTCTTGTTGCTTTGGTCTGCTTTCCTTGAATTTTACTCACCAACATTAAGAACAGAGATCTGAGAAAATGGCAGACAAAGCAACAAACACAAGCTGTCAGCTGATCATTCAGTTTGTAAACAACCCAGCAGCTTATTCTGAATATCTTAACCACTTATATGGATGGAAAACTTGAAGTGTGCACATACAAAATGTTGCAGATAATCCCTCACTGCACAGGAAAACTTTACACTTTGCAGAGCTATAGGTCAAAGTTGAAGTAAGCAGTCCATGAACTGTGATTAATGCTTTCAGCTGACAGTTTGgaatttttcttttatgtttcatCTCCAAACAAGTTTGAATAATGTGAGAATTGTTTGCAACCTGACCTAACAGCTGAGATATTTTGACTGCTTAGCATATCAACTGAGTCTATCAACTGTTTCCTTTATCCCACAGAAAGGGAAGCTGAGGGAGTTGGTATCCATCCTGGGTGGCCCCCCTGATTTGAGATCGGAGCTGTACAACAATGACCCATGGGTGGAATTCATCGATCTGGACATTGAGGAGCAGAACGACAGACTGACAGACCTGGATACGGATTGTTTAATGGACCGGTCCTTATCATCCAATTGCTCTCCCCTTTCCATTGGCTTCAGAGATGACGACTCAGGCCGCGCCAGCTGCTGCGACCCGGATCTACCCAGTGATGCGGAAGCATCACCTTTCCATCCTCTCATCCCATGTGAAATCGTTAGTGAGAACCAATCAAACCCAGCATCTTCTGAACCAAGCTCTCCAATCCAAAGCTCTACCACTGGGGAGCCTCCTTTAGTAGCCCCGGTGAGAGAGGCATTGTACACCCAGGTGAGCGAGGTGAGATCATCTGGCAAGGTGCTGCTGTCACCTGAGGAACAGACTGAGACGGCGAAAACCACTTgcaaagacacagagaaagacgTCATAGAAGAAATTCGGCTCTTGGTAGTGAATGCAGACCATGGAGGTTATACCTCAGAGCTCAACGCAGCAAAAATTAGCCCACGGTCCTCAAAGGACTTGGGAGAACCCTGTCAGACAGGAGAAAACTTGACCCCGGTGCAGTCCCCGTCATCCGGGGACTACCAGAGGCCTTATCACGAATCAGACAACAACCATGtgccccctcttcctcctcctccggtCTACACTGTGGTAGAGGGCGTTGACAGACAGAACAGCCTCTTACTGACCCCAAACTCAACACCTGCACCGCAGCTGATAATACAAAAAACCATGCCGACACCAGACGGCTacctgacccctgaccttttGGGAAGCATCACACCTTAGATAGGCGATGAACAATTAAAGACTATTCAGAAAGTTGAAGACTATTTGATAAAAGGCAAAGATAAGTGTGGGAACAGTCTTTAAGATTGAAGGTTGAGGGTCTAAAGGTTGAGTATTGAATGTCAACTCACCCTAAACTAGGTGGGGGAGGGACTTCTGTGTCTGTCCTACCTCCACCTCCTCAGACCTCCGCAGCACCCTCCGACAAGGCTCTAAAGTGAACATGGTTGGACGTGTGAATGAACAAGACCACAAATGTGATTTGTGTTTTACTGCAGTTGTTTATAGGGAACTGATACTCAAAACTGCCTCAATAATTCTATACTCTGatacttaaaaaacaaatattcaacacaactatctttctctctttttatttctatcaTTTGGAGTTGTATTTTTGTCCAGTTGATGCTTATTAGTTCTCTGTAGCTCCCCATCAtatcctgagaaaaatatcttgctctttagctgctaaatgccaCACTTTTTTCATCAGCTAGTTGTTAATTTTGTATATCTACCATTTGGTGCCATGAGCTAAAATATGCTCTGTAGAGCTGCACAGACAGTGATCATTTCCTGTGGTTTTATAACTTGAGTGATACCTTTTACAGTACAGGTAGTCATTTCATTCAATGGTAATATGAAAATATCTATTAATGCATGcacttttaatgtttatttttaatttttttttttaaagttgggGTTACATGGTCAACAGTGTTGAATGTGTACAGTTACTGCATTTTAACTGTGCAAGTGATAGTTACAAATAAAGGACTTTCATACTTTTGCCactgtctgttttattattaatctAAGCAAGTTAAAGTttctacatcactgcagcacAGATTATAGATTCTGTTTCTGTACAGAGGAACAAACCTGCTCTTATTTAGTcataattatgaatatttttaaaaagtaaaatagcagcagcagtagcagcaagaaaaacaattgtgataataataataataataatgatagtactgctgctgctactactactactactactaataatagttataatagtaatactactgctactactactactactaataataatagtaatactaCTAGAATAACTActacaactaataataataataatgatgataataatatctATTTGtatgtatagcacctttcatacaagaaaagcagcagtactttgcaaaaaaataaattacatacacagaaaattagttattatatttaatatattcatattcatttaagtaaaaaaatatcTTCTTCAGGTTGTTATTAATGtgcatacatactgtaaataaattaacaatgtcaatgcatttttttctgatttaaatGTACTCTGAAAAGTGTAGTCAAACAAGGAATAAACCTAGAAATTGTACTCACATAACATACTTAATATAGTTAGTATTCACTGCtggtttaaatgtaatttattaaccATAACGAACCTCCtaattaataataaagtcaTCATTTATCTCTGCACGAGCGCAGCTGTGCACACCCGCATGCACTGACTGTAATCTAGTTTTGGACATTTaagtagctaacgttagcagctAGGTTTAATTAGACAACTAGCATATATTTCCGTTATATAGCTTGAACGAAACTGAACTTTAAGAcggtattttttacattttactgtagcAGTTTGTTCTTGAAGATGACACAGTTCAACTGTGTTAATCTTGACATGTTTATGGGGGAATTTGCTCTGCTAGAACAGGTAAGGTAGCTAACgtcagctaacgttagcattaACTCACTGACTGCTGGGAGTTTGATGGTGCCCTTTGATTTACCTAATggctttttttcagtttttgacaAGTAGAGTAAAGATGAGTCAAAGAAACATAGTTTGTCACAAGATAATTAAAGGAGTGTGAGAAGATATAGTTTAGGACGTAAAGTCACAAACAGAGATAATCACCATGAATTTGATGATTTGTGATgtgtatttttcagtatttggtTGAAATTACTGGTTGACAGGTTTTGCAGTCCATTTTCTTAGTTTGTCTGACAGACAGATGGGATTAATCATAAATGGATTGCATATTTAGAGAGCAAAGCCTATAAAACTAAAGACAGAAACTATACAATATAACTACACCACAGTAATAAAACTATagtaatacaatacaataaaaatacaacaaaaaccCATACATGATAAACAGCTAGAATGAAAACCTGTTAATACAGAGACTGAACCTAAACTAGGACAGTACTATGTTATTCCATATTCACTATGCAGTAATAAACTGTGCATTAGTAGTGTTTATGCTATATTGTGGGATGAAGAAATGTACTAAGTCCAGAGTTTTTCCCAAACAGAAAATTACAGAAGTTAATTGCAAAAACAACGTGTTGGAAATCATGCTGGAGGATGCCAACAGACTCATGAAATTCTATCTGACCAAGGAAAAAAGTGTGACTGAGGGTAAGTTTCTGTCTTTTCACTTGAAAACTAGagtttcacattcattttagtttgtttttctttttttaaccactgtgtttttattctaaGAAACAGGAGCTTTATGGTGCTTGATTTAGTGTTTGTATGTCTCcccctgctgtttgttttgccAAATAACAGAC from Scomber scombrus chromosome 15, fScoSco1.1, whole genome shotgun sequence includes:
- the ghrb gene encoding growth hormone receptor b isoform X2 codes for the protein MAAVLTMLLFVFHIFTVSALQTASGQDSSQRSPHLTGCVSNNMETFYCRWDVGTFQNLSELGDVRLFYMNKKLPNASPKEWSECPHYSTDRSNECFFNENYTTIWTYYSVQLRSRDQAVLYDENLFNIEDIVQPDPPFGLNWTLLNVSVTSTFYDIMLSWKPPQSADVEMGWMRLQYEVQYRSIDSDRWEVVNLVKSTQRSLYGLRTNVDHEVRVRCKMLGGKDFGEFSDSVFIHISSKVSRFPVAALLIFGALCLVAILMLVIISQQEKLMVILLPPVPGPKIRGIDPELLKKGKLRELVSILGGPPDLRSELYNNDPWVEFIDLDIEEQNDRLTDLDTDCLMDRSLSSNCSPLSIGFRDDDSGRASCCDPDLPSDAEASPFHPLIPCEIVSENQSNPASSEPSSPIQSSTTGEPPLVAPVREALYTQVSEVRSSGKVLLSPEEQTETAKTTCKDTEKDVIEEIRLLVVNADHGGYTSELNAAKISPRSSKDLGEPCQTGENLTPVQSPSSGDYQRPYHESDNNHVPPLPPPPVYTVVEGVDRQNSLLLTPNSTPAPQLIIQKTMPTPDGYLTPDLLGSITP
- the ghrb gene encoding growth hormone receptor b isoform X1, which translates into the protein MFPPQFNSMAAVLTMLLFVFHIFTVSALQTASGQDSSQRSPHLTGCVSNNMETFYCRWDVGTFQNLSELGDVRLFYMNKKLPNASPKEWSECPHYSTDRSNECFFNENYTTIWTYYSVQLRSRDQAVLYDENLFNIEDIVQPDPPFGLNWTLLNVSVTSTFYDIMLSWKPPQSADVEMGWMRLQYEVQYRSIDSDRWEVVNLVKSTQRSLYGLRTNVDHEVRVRCKMLGGKDFGEFSDSVFIHISSKVSRFPVAALLIFGALCLVAILMLVIISQQEKLMVILLPPVPGPKIRGIDPELLKKGKLRELVSILGGPPDLRSELYNNDPWVEFIDLDIEEQNDRLTDLDTDCLMDRSLSSNCSPLSIGFRDDDSGRASCCDPDLPSDAEASPFHPLIPCEIVSENQSNPASSEPSSPIQSSTTGEPPLVAPVREALYTQVSEVRSSGKVLLSPEEQTETAKTTCKDTEKDVIEEIRLLVVNADHGGYTSELNAAKISPRSSKDLGEPCQTGENLTPVQSPSSGDYQRPYHESDNNHVPPLPPPPVYTVVEGVDRQNSLLLTPNSTPAPQLIIQKTMPTPDGYLTPDLLGSITP